A single window of Candidatus Tanganyikabacteria bacterium DNA harbors:
- a CDS encoding HD domain-containing protein: protein MAKYVEPHEVRYSGRLIAALAMAGTLHYRQVRKGLDTPAPPYLCHLLAVASLVLEAGGDEDTTIAALLHDAVGRGSGELALQAPISGMAVREMSVR, encoded by the coding sequence ATGGCGAAATATGTCGAACCCCACGAGGTGAGGTACTCCGGGCGGCTCATCGCCGCGCTCGCGATGGCCGGCACCCTTCACTACCGGCAGGTCCGGAAGGGCCTCGACACCCCCGCGCCGCCCTACCTGTGCCACCTGCTGGCGGTTGCGTCCCTCGTCCTGGAAGCTGGCGGCGACGAGGACACGACAATTGCAGCGCTCCTCCACGATGCCGTCGGGCGTGGGAGCGGGGAACTGGCGTTACAGGCACCGATCTCGGGGATGGCAGTCAGAGAAATGAGCGTCCGATGA
- a CDS encoding DUF1257 domain-containing protein produces MSHYTRIRTRFADREALQKALEDLGFDDVVSGDDPMPLRGYPGAQGQAHVVVRAGEQNQYEFGFLREADGTYVARIEAVDRGKLGAAWLSRLALRYAYHATVSRLHDQGFDVVEERQQDGAIRLLMRRMA; encoded by the coding sequence ATGAGCCACTACACGCGGATCCGGACCCGCTTTGCAGATCGCGAGGCCCTGCAGAAGGCCCTCGAGGATCTGGGCTTCGACGACGTGGTATCGGGCGACGACCCGATGCCGCTGCGCGGCTACCCGGGCGCGCAGGGCCAGGCGCACGTCGTGGTGCGGGCCGGGGAGCAAAACCAGTACGAGTTCGGCTTCCTGCGGGAGGCGGACGGGACCTACGTCGCCCGGATCGAGGCGGTCGACCGGGGCAAGCTCGGAGCAGCCTGGCTTTCTCGACTCGCGCTGCGCTATGCTTACCACGCGACGGTTTCCAGGCTGCACGACCAAGGCTTCGACGTGGTCGAGGAACGGCAGCAGGATGGCGCCATCCGGCTCCTGATGCGCCGGATGGCCTGA
- a CDS encoding radical SAM protein, giving the protein MAASRANGPGVRAVVWVQGCSLGCPGCFNPASHSFAGGEEWSTPGLGDRIAALAPDVEGITISGGEPFLQPAALLDLLREIRRRTRLSVVVFSGFSLAELSRLPEFPELREHIDILLAGRFVAAERLARGLLGSANKVPHFFTDRYSPDDLRNVPDCEVVINPDGTLVATGIDPVAMSPQELGK; this is encoded by the coding sequence TTGGCCGCGAGTCGCGCCAACGGCCCGGGGGTCCGGGCCGTCGTCTGGGTGCAGGGCTGCTCCCTGGGCTGCCCCGGCTGCTTCAATCCCGCCTCGCATTCGTTCGCGGGGGGCGAGGAGTGGTCGACACCCGGCCTCGGAGATCGCATCGCCGCGCTGGCCCCGGACGTAGAGGGCATCACCATCAGCGGCGGGGAGCCGTTTCTGCAGCCAGCCGCCCTGCTCGACCTGCTGCGAGAGATCCGGCGGCGCACGCGGCTGTCGGTCGTCGTCTTCAGCGGGTTCTCTTTAGCCGAGCTGAGCCGCCTGCCCGAGTTCCCCGAGTTGCGGGAGCACATCGACATCCTGCTGGCGGGGCGCTTCGTCGCGGCCGAGCGTCTGGCTCGGGGACTCCTGGGCTCGGCCAACAAGGTCCCCCACTTCTTCACCGACCGGTACTCGCCAGACGATCTCCGGAATGTGCCGGATTGCGAGGTCGTTATCAACCCGGACGGCACCCTCGTCGCGACCGGCATCGACCCGGTCGCGATGTCACCACAGGAGCTTGGGAAATGA
- a CDS encoding DUF2997 domain-containing protein, translating to MQLQEIAVVIGPTGEVSIEVLGVAGMSCTVLTHELEQALGGQGERTLKPEAFEEAVAQRVEQSQRG from the coding sequence ATGCAGTTGCAGGAGATCGCGGTGGTCATCGGGCCGACCGGCGAGGTGAGCATCGAGGTGCTCGGAGTCGCGGGGATGAGTTGCACGGTGCTCACGCACGAACTCGAGCAGGCCCTCGGGGGCCAGGGCGAGCGCACCCTCAAGCCGGAGGCCTTCGAGGAGGCCGTGGCGCAGCGTGTGGAGCAGAGCCAGCGTGGGTGA
- a CDS encoding AAA family ATPase, whose amino-acid sequence MEIIAELCSRTQRPCLSWDVAEGFRAVTPMRDSLPAARDPLTALDHVERLDGNALVVLPDFHDCWTAPPARRKLRAVAQRLKYTSRSLIVLAPSGRIPEELRDVAVVLDMPLPDATDVEEVLGALLGSPGVRSALTPLGREKLVQAALGMTVAQARRAFCQVVAAEGTLDDRAIDLVTADKQQIVRESEALEFFPVAGSADDVGGNGVLKLWLAARERAFGREAREYRLPVPRGVALIGIPGTGKSLTARMIGGLWRLPLLRLDTGALFGSLLGESEERARRALRVAEALAPCVLWIDEMEKAFATGGLDGGTGNRVFATILTWMQEKAKPCFVVATANDIGRLPPELLRKGRFDEIFFLDLPTLEERMEILAVHLRKRGRAVGAFDVARLAARAEGFVGAEIEQAIVEAMYVAFSEDREFTTQDIGAAFERQVPLSVSQRESVDELRSWLREGRARSASFEEAREAEQRCVRIEVLPGGRTDRR is encoded by the coding sequence ATGGAGATCATCGCCGAGCTATGCTCGCGCACGCAGCGCCCGTGCCTGTCCTGGGACGTCGCCGAGGGCTTCCGGGCCGTGACTCCCATGCGCGACTCCCTGCCGGCGGCGCGCGATCCCCTCACCGCCCTCGACCACGTCGAACGCCTCGACGGCAACGCCCTCGTCGTGCTGCCCGACTTCCACGATTGCTGGACGGCGCCGCCTGCCCGTCGCAAGCTGCGGGCGGTCGCGCAGCGGCTGAAGTACACGTCGCGGTCGCTGATAGTGCTCGCGCCGTCCGGGCGCATCCCGGAGGAGTTGCGCGACGTCGCGGTAGTCCTCGACATGCCGCTTCCCGACGCCACGGACGTCGAGGAAGTGCTAGGAGCGTTACTCGGTAGCCCCGGCGTCCGGTCGGCGCTCACGCCCCTGGGCCGGGAGAAGCTCGTGCAGGCCGCGCTCGGCATGACCGTCGCGCAGGCGCGGCGCGCCTTCTGCCAGGTCGTCGCGGCCGAGGGCACCCTCGACGACCGCGCCATCGACCTGGTGACGGCCGACAAGCAGCAGATCGTGCGCGAGAGCGAGGCGCTCGAGTTCTTTCCGGTGGCCGGGTCGGCCGACGACGTGGGCGGCAACGGCGTGCTCAAGCTGTGGCTGGCGGCGCGCGAGCGGGCTTTCGGCCGCGAGGCGCGGGAGTACCGGCTGCCGGTGCCCAGGGGCGTCGCGCTCATCGGCATCCCCGGCACCGGCAAGAGCTTGACGGCCAGGATGATCGGCGGCCTATGGCGGTTGCCCCTCCTGCGGCTCGACACCGGCGCCCTGTTCGGCAGCCTGCTTGGCGAGTCCGAAGAGCGGGCCCGGCGCGCCTTGCGCGTGGCCGAGGCCCTGGCCCCGTGCGTGCTGTGGATCGACGAGATGGAGAAGGCCTTCGCGACCGGCGGCCTCGACGGAGGCACGGGCAACCGCGTGTTCGCCACCATCCTGACCTGGATGCAGGAGAAGGCGAAGCCTTGCTTCGTGGTTGCCACGGCCAACGACATCGGCCGGCTCCCGCCCGAGCTGCTGCGCAAGGGCCGCTTCGACGAGATCTTCTTCCTGGATCTGCCCACGCTCGAGGAACGCATGGAAATCCTCGCCGTACACCTGCGCAAGCGCGGCCGAGCGGTCGGCGCGTTCGACGTCGCCCGCTTGGCGGCCCGCGCCGAGGGCTTCGTGGGCGCCGAAATAGAGCAGGCGATAGTCGAGGCGATGTACGTCGCATTCAGCGAGGACCGCGAGTTCACCACACAGGACATCGGCGCGGCCTTCGAGCGCCAGGTGCCGCTGTCGGTCTCGCAGCGCGAGAGCGTCGACGAACTGCGCTCGTGGCTCCGCGAGGGGCGGGCGCGATCCGCATCTTTCGAGGAGGCGCGCGAGGCGGAGCAACGCTGCGTGCGCATCGAGGTGCTGCCCGGCGGGCGGACCGACAGGAGGTAA
- a CDS encoding Hsp70 family protein, giving the protein MAGRLAVDFGTSNTVLAVWDAARKEADTLILPDLTRGQGQGAEILALVPSLIHYSADSQHWVGHQVHRNNLYSSDRTFRWMKRYISSRTQVPVMVDGRRITHHDAGRDFLAQVLGQAAAVLGVGDEEVAFTVPVEAFEYYEDWLARVAEEAGISRFRVVDEPSAAALGYGAHIQPGDVYLVFDFGGGTLDVAVVLVEAEDPAVATGRRCRMLGKAGRDLGGATVDQWLFEEVLRRVGRRPDDPEVRLLGRALLVECERAKERLSQHERADVTVVDPRTGRALSAEFTRHEFEELLDRHDMFADLDRTLRRALNDARERGYAEERIKAVLLVGGSSQIPAVQATLRRIFGRDRVMLDRPLDAVARGAAAFVSGVDFYDHIQHDYAIRYVDLETGGYRFEPVVRRGTPYPSHDALRTLRIKATYEGQSRLGLALFEMGERAGRGPTGGLEIVFDPGGAVRLAPVTPDQEENRSAFWINEHSPTFLEAEPPAREGETRFEVAFAVDAQKRLLVTVRDLRRDRLTHRDFPVVRLQ; this is encoded by the coding sequence ATGGCGGGTCGGCTGGCCGTCGACTTCGGCACGTCCAACACCGTGCTCGCGGTCTGGGACGCGGCGCGCAAGGAGGCCGACACGCTGATCCTGCCCGACCTGACGCGCGGCCAGGGCCAGGGTGCCGAGATCCTGGCGCTCGTACCCTCCCTCATCCACTACTCGGCCGACAGCCAGCACTGGGTCGGCCACCAGGTGCACCGCAACAACCTTTACTCGTCCGACCGGACGTTCCGGTGGATGAAGCGCTACATCTCGTCGCGGACCCAGGTACCGGTGATGGTCGATGGCCGGCGAATAACGCACCATGACGCCGGCCGAGACTTCCTGGCGCAAGTCCTGGGCCAGGCCGCCGCGGTGCTTGGCGTGGGCGACGAGGAGGTCGCGTTCACCGTCCCGGTCGAGGCCTTCGAGTACTACGAGGACTGGCTCGCGCGGGTGGCCGAGGAGGCCGGCATCTCGCGGTTCCGCGTGGTGGACGAGCCCTCGGCGGCCGCCCTGGGCTACGGTGCGCACATCCAGCCGGGCGACGTGTATCTGGTCTTCGATTTTGGCGGGGGCACCCTCGACGTCGCGGTGGTGCTCGTCGAGGCCGAGGATCCGGCGGTGGCCACCGGCCGGCGCTGCCGGATGCTGGGCAAGGCCGGCCGCGACCTGGGGGGCGCCACGGTCGACCAGTGGCTGTTCGAGGAGGTCCTCCGGCGGGTCGGCCGGCGGCCCGACGATCCGGAAGTGCGCTTGCTGGGCCGCGCGCTCCTTGTGGAATGCGAGCGGGCCAAGGAGCGGCTCAGCCAGCACGAGCGTGCTGACGTCACGGTGGTGGACCCGCGCACGGGGCGGGCCCTCTCCGCCGAGTTCACGCGCCATGAGTTCGAAGAGCTACTGGACCGGCACGACATGTTCGCCGACCTCGATCGGACGCTGCGCCGCGCGCTCAACGACGCCCGGGAGCGCGGCTACGCGGAGGAGCGCATCAAGGCCGTGCTGCTGGTCGGCGGCAGCAGTCAGATCCCCGCCGTGCAGGCGACCTTGCGGCGAATCTTCGGACGCGACCGGGTCATGCTCGATCGGCCGCTGGACGCGGTGGCGCGCGGCGCTGCCGCCTTCGTATCGGGCGTGGACTTCTACGACCACATCCAGCACGACTATGCGATCCGCTACGTGGACCTCGAGACCGGCGGCTACCGTTTCGAGCCGGTGGTCCGGCGCGGGACGCCCTATCCCAGCCACGACGCGCTTCGCACCCTCCGGATCAAGGCCACGTACGAGGGCCAGTCCCGCCTCGGCCTGGCGCTGTTCGAGATGGGAGAGCGCGCGGGCCGCGGCCCCACCGGGGGCCTCGAAATCGTCTTCGACCCCGGGGGCGCTGTCCGCCTGGCGCCCGTCACGCCCGACCAGGAGGAGAATCGCTCGGCCTTCTGGATCAACGAGCACTCCCCGACGTTCCTGGAGGCCGAACCCCCCGCTCGCGAGGGCGAGACGCGCTTCGAGGTGGCATTCGCGGTGGACGCGCAGAAGCGGTTGCTGGTCACCGTCCGCGACCTCCGCCGCGATCGGCTGACCCATCGCGACTTCCCGGTGGTGAGGCTGCAATAG
- a CDS encoding 50S ribosome-binding GTPase, whose translation MTRLSAVDRARQEAREVVAEANSLLAASGLPQVECARAPERLSIALMGRYNAGKSTIANALLGERLAATGDRPETKLRRTYDWRGFRLVDLPGTDARIADQREVEDALTGAHAVLYVVSSRTGFDGRGLWDDLLVLEERHVPCLLVVNDKQAHQTTEGEQAFREAVLANFDKLAHQHLGRSHTVFWVRAKEAELARTGGRPELEAHSRIEPLEEALIAALTRNDPLLRDGAALQPLADALARVEAGLRGDLAAGETQELARMLEDVGGATQTLIDLSQVVAQECFGGLADHLAARMDLAARCEAADRDGVVNDLEALIDAQLETAGAAFGKQAAARIGALAGALGGHSVEPGEPRLAGSVRLGDIPGWNGEGADWRKVRDNIAESAKRAIGFMEAAALAGQRIYAELPGAGGIKAISAGGKAAREVARAGSSTATVMARTAQVVGVVMVAVEAGIEIAEGFAAAEREKAAMVSVAKASRAQADIAANSARHVFLAAAAELVFSNLGPLAGEIRKGLGVARRAERSTAGKLGEVSALRGRIGQVRAALRTHCRWSHE comes from the coding sequence ATGACCCGCCTTTCCGCCGTCGATCGCGCTCGCCAGGAGGCTCGCGAGGTCGTGGCCGAAGCCAACAGCCTGCTCGCCGCCAGCGGCCTCCCGCAAGTCGAGTGCGCACGCGCCCCCGAACGCCTGTCCATCGCCCTCATGGGCCGCTACAACGCGGGCAAGAGCACGATCGCCAACGCCCTGCTGGGCGAGCGCCTGGCGGCCACGGGCGATCGCCCCGAGACCAAGCTCCGTCGGACCTACGACTGGCGAGGGTTCCGCCTGGTCGACCTGCCCGGCACCGACGCCCGGATTGCCGATCAGCGCGAGGTGGAAGATGCGCTCACGGGCGCCCACGCGGTGCTCTACGTCGTCAGCTCCCGCACCGGCTTCGACGGCCGCGGGCTCTGGGACGATCTCCTCGTCCTCGAGGAACGCCACGTGCCGTGTCTCCTGGTCGTCAACGACAAGCAGGCCCACCAGACCACCGAGGGCGAGCAGGCCTTCCGCGAGGCCGTCCTGGCCAACTTCGACAAGCTGGCGCACCAGCATCTCGGGCGGAGCCATACCGTGTTCTGGGTGCGGGCCAAAGAAGCCGAGCTGGCGCGCACCGGCGGCCGGCCGGAACTGGAGGCGCACAGTCGCATCGAGCCCCTCGAGGAGGCGCTGATCGCGGCGCTGACGCGCAACGACCCCCTGCTCCGGGACGGCGCCGCGCTGCAGCCGCTTGCCGACGCCCTGGCCCGCGTCGAGGCCGGCCTGCGGGGCGATCTCGCCGCCGGCGAGACGCAAGAGCTGGCCAGAATGCTCGAGGACGTCGGCGGCGCCACGCAGACGCTGATCGACCTCTCGCAGGTCGTCGCGCAGGAATGCTTCGGCGGCCTGGCCGATCACCTCGCCGCCCGGATGGACCTGGCCGCCCGCTGCGAGGCGGCCGACCGCGACGGCGTGGTGAACGACCTCGAGGCGCTGATCGATGCGCAGCTCGAGACCGCCGGAGCCGCGTTTGGCAAGCAGGCGGCCGCCCGCATCGGCGCCCTGGCCGGAGCCCTCGGAGGCCACTCTGTCGAGCCGGGCGAGCCCAGGCTGGCCGGCTCGGTGCGCCTTGGGGACATCCCGGGCTGGAACGGAGAAGGCGCCGACTGGCGCAAGGTTCGTGACAACATCGCCGAGAGCGCGAAGCGGGCGATCGGGTTCATGGAAGCCGCCGCGCTCGCCGGCCAGCGGATCTATGCCGAACTGCCCGGAGCGGGCGGCATCAAGGCCATCTCGGCTGGCGGCAAGGCGGCCCGGGAAGTCGCCCGGGCCGGATCCTCCACGGCGACCGTCATGGCCCGCACCGCGCAGGTCGTCGGCGTCGTGATGGTGGCCGTGGAGGCTGGCATCGAGATCGCCGAGGGCTTCGCGGCGGCCGAACGGGAAAAAGCCGCCATGGTTTCCGTGGCGAAGGCGTCGCGAGCGCAAGCCGACATCGCGGCGAACTCGGCGCGGCACGTCTTCCTGGCTGCCGCGGCCGAACTCGTGTTCAGTAACCTCGGACCGCTTGCCGGCGAGATCCGGAAGGGCCTCGGCGTCGCCCGGCGGGCCGAGCGGTCGACGGCGGGCAAGCTCGGGGAGGTGTCGGCGCTGCGCGGGCGCATCGGCCAGGTCCGGGCGGCGCTGCGGACGCACTGCCGGTGGTCTCATGAGTAG
- a CDS encoding 50S ribosome-binding GTPase, which translates to MRDRRLGYRVVATGIVNSGKSALLSALAGQTGLFPSADVPGCTAKVTTEPVGPWLLVDTPGLDGPGNPLPEVLGEVRKADTVLWCHSLRQGELRPGELAALAQMRLATAWRTCFVLTHADDPPDPDRQAIVSGRMAAQLAEAFGLAMSPAGLMGRDPGIGPRRCLRPFDIVGVKAYWLAHSRSGEARAALLACSGIPRLRRFLDHLAAGHGPRSDARPPATSEVLA; encoded by the coding sequence GTGCGTGATCGCCGCCTTGGCTATCGCGTGGTGGCCACGGGGATCGTCAACTCGGGGAAGTCGGCGCTCCTCTCGGCCCTGGCCGGGCAAACCGGCCTGTTCCCTTCGGCCGACGTACCCGGTTGCACTGCGAAAGTGACGACGGAGCCGGTCGGACCTTGGCTGCTGGTGGACACGCCCGGGCTGGACGGGCCCGGCAACCCGCTTCCAGAGGTGCTTGGCGAGGTCCGGAAGGCCGACACCGTGCTATGGTGCCATTCCCTGCGCCAGGGGGAGCTAAGGCCCGGGGAACTGGCAGCCCTGGCTCAGATGCGCCTCGCCACGGCATGGCGCACCTGCTTCGTCCTGACTCACGCCGACGACCCGCCCGATCCCGACCGCCAGGCGATCGTCTCCGGGCGCATGGCCGCGCAGCTCGCGGAGGCGTTCGGTCTGGCCATGAGCCCCGCTGGGCTCATGGGCCGCGATCCGGGGATCGGGCCCCGGCGATGCCTGCGCCCGTTCGACATCGTCGGCGTCAAGGCCTACTGGCTCGCGCACTCCCGGAGCGGCGAAGCGCGCGCCGCCTTGCTCGCGTGCTCGGGCATTCCGCGCTTGCGGCGCTTTCTGGACCATCTCGCGGCCGGCCATGGCCCCCGCAGCGACGCACGGCCACCCGCAACCTCGGAGGTACTTGCATGA
- a CDS encoding GTPase domain-containing protein, translating to MMSTSVPGMAPAAWSRWVDTLAHFEAATAGGAAGKAQRRLLESRVRKLRTELAGTASPGLPKGTPHGLEAKLRELIGGLRAGQARLVDDVAAALEDIEQAAENEDRLVVLVFGEVNAGKTALALHMAGWDFDVPRRGRLFCGPDLDCARRLVEFPVEATREYQGFRLPGLLWIDCPGVSSCTAENARLARRLVSRADLILFVTSSDAPFKPSEMAELARLVRAGGSPDLAGLLVITQFDEALPDYDPATRKVTWSLVRKGSYEQQAAWALESLREAGLAHLVADRPPLAVSTHLARETLGLEWTTGKPLRVPAAGWEPAYAASGIPALCAALDEIVKTRGRELKASWPQKREAALSARLEDTFGGSLAALAQIGAQLDKLARDLDLAGERAAQEASERAAGRVAPCLGGNGIYRGDFDAKTARRELADHLRRRVDEAVRRHAGRVLDSNLRSLDRELAAYDATIRLEIDLQRKTRTIRRTSTTRGRAVGGATGAAAGTLAGAWAGAEGGAALGTLFLPGLGTAIGGILGGLLGAVFGGAGGRAVGRWAGAQVQETQVVEVPAGSNAADVVDKATRKVGKAAGRLVRERFALLKGSVVIPLQREVKALADTVEGWLATFGTPHRAAGSRRAS from the coding sequence ATGATGTCGACGTCGGTCCCCGGGATGGCGCCCGCGGCCTGGAGCCGCTGGGTCGACACCCTCGCCCACTTCGAGGCCGCCACCGCCGGGGGCGCGGCCGGCAAGGCCCAGCGCCGCCTGCTCGAATCCCGCGTCCGCAAGTTGCGGACCGAACTGGCGGGCACTGCCTCGCCGGGCCTACCGAAAGGCACGCCGCACGGTCTCGAAGCCAAGCTCCGGGAGCTGATCGGCGGGCTGCGCGCCGGGCAGGCGCGCCTGGTGGACGATGTCGCGGCGGCCCTCGAGGACATCGAGCAGGCGGCAGAAAACGAGGATCGGCTCGTGGTGCTGGTCTTCGGCGAGGTCAACGCCGGCAAGACCGCCCTCGCGCTCCACATGGCCGGCTGGGATTTCGACGTGCCCCGGCGCGGCCGCCTCTTCTGCGGTCCCGATCTGGACTGCGCCCGCCGCCTGGTCGAGTTCCCCGTCGAGGCGACGCGTGAGTATCAGGGCTTTCGCCTGCCCGGGCTGCTCTGGATCGATTGCCCCGGGGTCTCGAGCTGTACGGCCGAAAACGCCAGGCTCGCCCGGCGGCTGGTCAGCCGCGCCGACCTGATCCTCTTCGTCACCAGCTCGGACGCCCCTTTCAAGCCGAGCGAAATGGCCGAACTCGCCCGCCTCGTCCGGGCCGGGGGGTCGCCGGATCTCGCGGGCCTCCTCGTCATCACCCAGTTCGACGAGGCGCTTCCGGACTACGATCCCGCAACCCGGAAGGTGACCTGGAGCCTGGTCCGCAAGGGGTCCTACGAGCAACAGGCGGCCTGGGCGCTGGAATCGCTCCGCGAAGCCGGCCTCGCGCACCTCGTCGCCGACCGTCCGCCCCTGGCCGTCAGCACCCACCTGGCCCGCGAGACGCTCGGTCTGGAATGGACCACGGGCAAGCCCCTGCGCGTCCCGGCGGCCGGCTGGGAGCCCGCCTACGCGGCATCGGGCATTCCGGCGCTGTGTGCCGCTCTGGACGAAATCGTCAAGACGCGGGGGCGAGAGCTCAAGGCCTCCTGGCCGCAAAAGCGCGAGGCGGCGCTCAGCGCGCGCCTGGAAGACACATTCGGCGGGTCGCTTGCCGCCCTCGCCCAGATCGGCGCGCAGCTCGACAAACTGGCCCGGGACCTAGATCTCGCCGGAGAGCGGGCAGCGCAGGAGGCGTCGGAGCGCGCCGCGGGACGGGTGGCTCCGTGTCTCGGCGGCAACGGCATCTACCGCGGGGACTTCGACGCGAAAACCGCTCGCCGCGAACTCGCCGACCACCTGCGCCGCCGGGTCGACGAAGCCGTCCGCAGGCATGCCGGGCGGGTCCTGGACAGCAACCTGCGGTCGCTCGACCGGGAGCTCGCGGCCTACGACGCAACTATCCGGCTGGAAATCGATCTGCAGCGCAAAACCCGCACCATCCGGCGGACCAGCACGACCCGGGGCCGCGCGGTGGGCGGGGCGACAGGGGCGGCGGCGGGAACGCTCGCCGGGGCCTGGGCCGGGGCAGAAGGCGGGGCGGCCCTGGGCACGCTCTTCCTTCCCGGGCTCGGCACGGCGATCGGCGGCATCCTCGGCGGCCTGCTGGGCGCCGTCTTCGGCGGAGCCGGCGGCAGGGCCGTCGGGCGCTGGGCGGGTGCGCAGGTGCAGGAAACCCAGGTGGTCGAGGTACCCGCGGGCTCCAACGCCGCAGACGTCGTCGACAAGGCCACACGCAAGGTGGGCAAGGCCGCAGGGCGACTCGTGCGCGAGCGGTTCGCCCTATTGAAGGGGAGTGTCGTGATTCCGTTACAGCGTGAGGTCAAGGCGCTCGCGGACACGGTGGAAGGCTGGCTCGCGACGTTCGGCACGCCGCACCGCGCGGCCGGGTCCCGTCGCGCCAGCTAG
- a CDS encoding DUF726 domain-containing protein produces the protein MIEPKLHKVAPVRRAREAAVLVLGYLSEDWSHNPTRWVEAVRAGGFRGSIYSLWWDASRILDVIPTLITGLAGPPDLLGKAINIKADWDRAQANAEQVGREHFWDCLADLPEKRVDLIGYSLGARVLFYALTEGRRPVTAPTCENLLLVGGAVRRNKSWDAARRAITGRAVNAYSRDDLILTTLFKVARLNTASPCGSKPIEFGKVNNVDLTGQVKHHFDYERVLPDVARKHLNWGRSLLRFWN, from the coding sequence ATGATCGAGCCCAAGCTGCACAAAGTGGCGCCCGTCAGGCGCGCCAGGGAGGCAGCCGTCCTTGTCCTCGGGTACCTGTCCGAGGACTGGTCGCACAACCCGACCAGGTGGGTCGAGGCGGTGCGAGCCGGCGGGTTCCGGGGATCGATCTACTCTCTCTGGTGGGACGCCTCCAGGATCCTGGACGTCATCCCTACGTTGATCACAGGCCTTGCCGGGCCCCCGGATCTGCTCGGCAAGGCCATCAACATCAAAGCCGACTGGGACCGGGCCCAAGCCAACGCCGAACAGGTCGGCCGGGAGCACTTCTGGGACTGCCTCGCGGACCTTCCCGAGAAGCGGGTCGACCTGATCGGGTACTCGCTGGGCGCCCGGGTGCTGTTCTACGCGCTGACCGAAGGCCGGCGACCGGTCACCGCCCCGACCTGCGAGAACCTCCTGCTGGTGGGCGGCGCCGTGCGGCGCAACAAGAGCTGGGACGCCGCCAGAAGAGCGATCACCGGCCGGGCCGTCAACGCATACAGCCGCGACGATCTCATCCTCACGACCCTCTTCAAGGTGGCGCGCCTCAACACGGCGAGCCCCTGCGGCAGCAAGCCCATCGAGTTCGGAAAGGTAAACAACGTGGACCTGACGGGCCAGGTCAAGCACCACTTCGACTACGAGCGCGTGTTGCCGGACGTCGCCCGGAAACACCTCAACTGGGGCCGGTCCTTGCTGCGATTCTGGAACTGA